One genomic window of Arachis hypogaea cultivar Tifrunner chromosome 8, arahy.Tifrunner.gnm2.J5K5, whole genome shotgun sequence includes the following:
- the LOC112708187 gene encoding uncharacterized protein produces the protein MSFLTGTSKGSWQPIMTAKTNTQSYWLNWRVFLCTIWILVTLIFSSFLIWKYEHVRKKPARNNGNGGNGENLEEEEEEEERTSATLYEDETWRPCLKGVHPAWLLAFRVLAFIILLVLLIVNAAVDGGRIFYYYTQWTFTSITIYFGLGSLLSIHGCYQHHKKATGDKVDNVDGDAEQGFNGDPALPQSSNAFDQDKILAAPKEHLVRQHAGTWGYIFQIIFQMNAGAVLLTDCVFWFLIVPFLTIKDYNINFLIINMHTINAVFLIGDTALNSLPFPWFRIGYFCLWTVTYVIFQWMVHACIYLWWPYTFLDLSSPYAPLWYFAVALLHIPCYGVFALIMKLKHYVLSTRYPDKYLCSR, from the exons ATGAGTTTTCTGACAGGAACTTCCAAAGGGTCATGGCAGCCAATAATGACTGCAAAGACAAACACTCAGAGTTACTGGCTAAACTGGAGGGTCTTTCTTTGTACCATATGGATCCTTGTTACCTTAATCTTCTCATCATTTCTTATTTGGAAGTACGAGCATGTGAGGAAAAAACCAGCAAGGAACAATGGTAATGGTGGCAATggtgaaaaccttgaagaagaagaagaagaagaagaaagaacttCAGCAACTTTGTATGAGGATGAGACATGGAGGCCTTGCCTTAAAGGGGTTCACCCTGCATGGCTTCTGGCTTTTAGAGTTCTTGCATTCATTATTCTTTTGGTGCTTCTGATTGTCAATGCTGCTGTGGATGGAGGACGCATTTTCTACTATTACACTCA GTGGACTTTTACATCAATCACCATTTATTTTGGG CTTGGATCTTTGCTTTCGATTCATGGATGTTACCAGCATCATAAGAAAGCAACAGGTGATAAGGTTGATAATGTGGATGGAGATGCAGAGCAAGGATTCAATGGTGATCCTGCACTTCCACAAAGTTCTAATGCATTCGACCAAGATAAAATCTTAGCAGCCCCAAAGGAACATCTCGTTCGCCAACATGCGGGAACTTGGGGTTATATCTTTCAGATAATATTCCAG ATGAATGCAGGTGCTGTATTGCTCACTGATTGTGTATTTTGGTTCCTAATTGTTCCATTTCTAACAATCAAAGATTACAACATAAATTTT TTGATAATCAATATGCACACAATCAATGCTGTTTTCCTCATAGGTGATACTGCTTTGAATTCCCTG CCGTTCCCTTGGTTTCGAATCGGATACTTTTGCCTGTGGACAGTAACATATGTGATTTTCCAGTGGATGGTTCATGCTTGCATCTATCTCTG GTGGCCATATACATTCCTTGACTTGTCATCTCCATATGCTCCATTATG GTACTTTGCTGTGGCATTGCTGCATATTCCTTGCTATGGTGTATTTGCTTTGATAATGAAGCTGAAACATTATGTGCTGTCAACGCGGTACCCTGATAAATATCTATGTTCTAGATAG